A window from Culex pipiens pallens isolate TS chromosome 3, TS_CPP_V2, whole genome shotgun sequence encodes these proteins:
- the LOC120423017 gene encoding uncharacterized protein LOC120423017, with protein sequence MKFVVLLAICFAVSIQGLPVKEKEVKSVAVPEVKVVAVDDEIVTDEPVTDPEDETEGPTEDPEDVTTVNPDEETSEETSEETSEETSEETSEETSEETSEETSEETSEETSEETSEETSEETSEETSEETSEETSEECDCDEECLKGLININVNFDNRGN encoded by the exons ATGAAGTTCGTGGTTCTGTTGGCAATTTGCTTCGCCGTTTCCATCCAGGGTCTTCCTGTGAAGGAAAAGGAGGTGAAGTCGGTTGCTGTTCCGGAAGTGAAGGTGGTTGCTGTGGATGACGAAATTGTTACTGACGAGCCCGTTACTGATCCTGAGGATGAAACTGAGGGCCCCACTGAAGATCCCGAAGATGTAACGACCGTTAATCCAGATGAGGAAACGTCTGAGGAGACGTCCGAGGAAACGTCTGAAGAGACGTCTGAAGAGACATCTGAAGAGACTTCTGAGGAGACGTCTGAAGAGACTTCTGAGGAAACGTCTGAAGAGACGTCTGAAGAAACGTCTGAGGAAACGTCTGAGGAAACGTCTGAGGAAACGTCTGAGGAGACTTCTGAAG AAACATCAGAGGAATGCGATTGTGATGAGGAATGTTTGAAAGGCTTGATCAACATCAACGTTAACTTTGACAACCGtggaaattaa
- the LOC120423024 gene encoding adenine phosphoribosyltransferase gives MTADLELVKKHIGEYPDFPKKGILFKDIFTALRSGPVCQAVKRLLVDHVRRNCPDVEVIVGLEARGFLFSLLIAAELGVACVPIRKKGKLPGECVRHEYQLEYGTDTFEIQKGSIATGQKVLIVDDLLATGGTMDAANNLVQQVGGIVVQDVVIMELSTLGGRKKLEAAGFKIHSFLQYDDVE, from the exons ATGACTGCTGATTTAGAGCTCGTTAAAAAACACATCGGCGAGTATCCCGATTTTCCGAAAAAGGGAATCCTCTTCAa AGACATTTTCACCGCCCTTCGAAGTGGCCCGGTTTGTCAAGCCGTGAAGCGACTGCTCGTGGATCACGTACGTCGAAACTGCCCCGATGTCGAGGTGATAGTAGGCCTTGAGGCGCGTGGCTTTCTGTTCAGCCTGCTGATTGCCGCCGAGCTGGGCGTCGCCTGTGTGCCGATTCGCAAGAAGGGCAAACTGCCGGGCGAGTGCGTTCGGCACGAGTATCAGCTGGAATATGGAACT gACACCTTCGAGATCCAAAAGGGAAGCATTGCTACCGGACAGAAAGTGTTAATTGTTGACGATTTGCTGGCAACCGGAGGCACTATGGACGCGGCCAATAATCTGGTCCAGCAGGTTGGAGGGATCGTCGTGCAGGATGTCGTTATCATGGAGCTGAGCACGTTGGGTGGGCGCAAGAAGCTGGAAGCGGCCGGGTTTAAAATACATTCCTTTTTACAATACGATGACGTTGAATAG